The genomic segment GTGTTCTTATGAGAGAACTGGAGACGAGCAAGAGAGGGTTTGTGTGCGTGCTTTTAGTTTTGTTTCAGAGACGAGAGAAATTCACTTTCCTCTTCTTTCTTTTTCTGAACTCTCTGTCTGAACTCAGTCTTTCTTTGCCCTCTCTCCCAATATcccgctctttctttctctctgtcctctctgtgctCTTTCATCACCTcactcctttctccctctcttgcaCTACCACACCCCCATTTTCTCTGTCTTcattatctctcttctctctcctccctccccctctctctctctctctctccctccctctctccgtctatcCAGACTGACGGGCTATGGGATCCACCATTGCTTTGCCCGCAGTATGATGGACCACCACGAGACCCACGAGTCCACCATGTTCCACAACTTCTACGCTGACTACTACACCATGGCGGGCATCGCAGTGGCATCATGCATGGCACTGTGCCCGGCGGTGGGCCTGATGGGGAGGAGGGGTGGCCTGCTCATGTTCATGATAATCACTGCCCTGGCATCACTGCTGCAGCTAGGCCTGCTCAACTGTGAGTAtaatacacatactgtatagtACACACATATTCACAAACTTGCGTGCGCACAGAGCTGCCTCTTCCTATACGCAAACTATGCACTGCGCGTATGGCCCCATGGCAACTAGGGGGCACCTGAccaaaaaacatgtattttttattggaaaaaaatgtagacctcagTCTCAATTTACTGTTAAGAGTTAGAAAAGTAGAACACACAGTGCAATTTTGCAAtttggtagtgcatcatcagttttccaCTTGTCAATCAATTAGCCTGTGTCAGCTAACATTGCTAGGTAAGGTAGTCTAGCCAGCTAGTAGGCCTAATCATCCCCAAATTACCGACGGCCGGGCACGCAGGGCATGTgctcaggggccctgacctccaggggatgGAGGTGAAATAGTCTTTATAGTTGTTTTGGAGTTGAGTTTGAATGTAGGTGTGGGAGGTGGTCTTGTTACTGTGTAACAAGGACAGATGTTGTTGTCCAAAATCTGACAGAGTACTTAGTCCTTTTTAAAGAGTCACTTAAATGTTGGGGGAACAAATGTTTAACCTAGACCTACAAATACACCTTGAGGTCATTCACACAGCAAACATCTTGTCTTGTTATTGCTATGGTGTAACCAGTGTGTGTTTTGTGACTGGaaacctcactgtgtgtgtgtgtgtgtgtgtgtaagataaTTTGACTACATATTGACCTGTttctgttttcctctctctccctatggcTCCTATAGTGCTGGGGAAATACAGTGTCCATCTGAATATAGGTACAGTACAACCATTGGTTTCTCTCCTATTCATTCTAGTGGGAACTCGGCCCATGTTTCCCTGGTTGCAGTTGCTCTGCCCTAGATTATTAACTAATCAATAGCCCATCATTCTGGATCatagctgtttaatcagcttactGGAAATACTAACTGCTTGATTAAAAACCAAGAAGGTCCTGGGCAGATGGGAGAATTCCGCAGTAAATTGATATCCAATCTACCGTCTTAAATGTGGTTCAAGCTGTTAGAAACACATTATGATAGCTGGCTAGCTGCAGATGTCCTAACGTGATTTCTTTGATATGATTAGACAAAGATTGGAGGAACTCTGACATTTGTGTAAGATTGGAGGACACTAAGAAAATGTCAGTGTTCCAACATAGTAGCAGAAAAACAAGGGGCTTTGCAGTGAGTTTGTTACGCAATAGAGGTGGTTTAAAGCAAAGGTTGATTTTTCACTATCACCTCGACCTAAATACTGTGACTTGTCctatctctccccttctcccaatccctcccactctcccacccATTCAGAACACAAACTCATTGCAGAGTTCAGTCAGATCCCGATGGCAAACCATGGCGTGTCATGTCTGTTTGCTGACAATGATGAGTGACAGTTCAAACAGAGGCACCATGTGACTGTGGCTCAGAACGCCCGTAGGCATCACTGAATAAATACATCTCTCAAGGACAAGCTAGCTGCATTCTGTTTactgcacaaacacacattcagaTCCATCCTGCTTGTCCTTCACAGTGAAACATCACAGCTAACACATGAAACCAGCAGTAGGCTAGTTGTACAACTTGGTAGTACTACAGTCCATTATAACAAATAAACCTGATATTGACTGTGTAAtaacgggaggccagtatgaacatttatacactcactaactgtaagtcgctctggataagagcgtctgctaaatgactaaaaatgtttttaaaaatagcACATTATATGGTTATATTGCCATCATTCATCTGAACTTTTTTAAAATCTTGCCTGGTCTTCATGTGACTTCTTAGAAGTATTAGAACTCTTCCTGTCTGTGTTTCATTCCCCGATCCTTGCTTTGTTCTGATGATCCTCTCTGTTTGGCTCTGTCTCATTGACCCTAACTAGCCTCTAGCCCTCTCCTTCCCCTGTGTGTTTATcgatctcctctattctctccattctctctatcCCTAATCCTCCACCTGGCATCAAAATAAGCATGGCCTGTTAGAGCCTCAGCTGATCCTCTTTGGACAACTTAAACGTGTTTCATTCAGCAATAAACTAAACAGAGACCAGTTTCAGATTATCCTCTCTATCAACTGAAACATGTCTCATTCAGCAGCACCGTGTAAGTTAGTTCTAGGGTGGTTTAGCTGAGGATCAGACAGATAAACGTCAGGGTAATCCTTCATGGCTAATTTAGTTAAATTGATAACATGGTTCAGGGTGATGGACAACACACAGGATGCTCAACAACATACACGTCATGGGAATTATGTAACCGTCTACGTACGTTAATAGGATCATCCTACTACTTCAATAACACCCTGCTCTTAGGAGAATGTATTAGGTACTGTTCATCAGTGCACTGAGCATTCTCATATGAGAATCATTAATCTATCATGGTTAGATATAGTATTTTCCTTTGATCTAATCTCACCTTTCTACAGTACATTAGAATTTATTCTCTCTGTATGATGGCTGGATAATTGTTATGTTTGTTTTCTTGCTATGCAGAGTACTCGGATACACAAATCTCAACTTAATACTGAATCGTGTTTAATGACTGACTCGTGTGTTGTCTTCTTTCTGTACAGAGCGCTCGGATACGCTGAATAAGAACTTCTCCATCGCCTTCTCCATCATCGGCATGTTCTCCTCCCATGCTGTCAGCAACCTGAGCATCTTCTTCTGCGCTGAGATCACCCCCACCGTCATCAGGTGAGCCCACCCACACACTGGGACCGAACCACTGGAGCGTACCACAGAGAGgagatttgggggggggggggtgaggtaTAGGTTTCAGAGGGGGCTGTCAGTCAGGATATGTGTAGGCCAGGGCTGAGGAGAAAGCTTGTTTTGGGCCTCATGGAAATTAAAAACAGGGTTCCATTTTCTTCCCCTTTTATTCAGAGATGGGTTGGGTCAAGTGTCTGGTTAATTTTATAACATTTTACAGAACATTCACTCTGTCAAGCTATGTAAACTGGAATTGGAGAAAGATAAAGAGGTGTGGAGTTTGAAGGTGTCTGTCATCACATAGTGTGAAGGGAAAATACCCTGTGTTTTAAGATGCTCATTATCATAATATAATGTAGTCTGTCTTTGATCTCAATAGAGAGATTCATGACTCAAAGTGTATCTGACCTGCCAGGATATCACCAGAATATTACAACCCTGCTATAAACACAACACTTAAAATTATGCACATAATAAAGGTGTAGTTCAATATCCATATTTTTATATTATTActattttattgaacctttattttgacagggagtcatgctgagaccaaggtctcttttacagatcaGCCTTGTTTGAATTAGCCTTTCCATCTCTGGACAAACTATGACACAGCTTTGGATCATCATGATGCTGTGTTGTATTATGTAAGGAATGGTGCGGTGCACTGCACTGCCTGAAGAGTGACTATGGATCGCCACCTGGTGGTCAGTCACAGAGCAGACAGGAGCGAAATTAGGCAGGATGCTGTTACATGGTATTGCAGCATTCTCTGCTGCTGTGGGTGTAAAATGGCAAGGACATGTCAGTAACACAGACATCACCAAGTGCGTCTGCATAAGGAAATGAGACTAGTAGGGGCTTGAATGTGGAATGTGCCATTGAATGTAAATATAGAGAAAACATTGAAATTGAATGGACTTGGACTGTAACTAAGCAGAACATTTCACTGGAAATAGGCAGAGGTTTCAGGCCACACCCTTTCTACAGGATGGATATGGTTTAAAGACAGTGGGGCTTGAAGGTTGGTTTGGGATCGGGTGTAGCCATGTTCTTCAGAGATGGTGACTTCCTAACTGACATTCCTTGTCTATCTCCGTAtaggggtggtggtctgtatCGTCTCAAATCTACATGAGAGCTAGGGGGAAAGGGTGGGTTTGGGATTTGGTTTAGATTTGTAGGCTTCAAAAGTGATGACTGACATGGCGTTCCTTGTTTCTCTCCGTAGGGGTGGTGGTCTGGGCCTGGTGCTAGCCAGCGCTGGCTTCGGCATGCTGACTGCCCCCATCATGGAGCTCCACAACCAGAAGGGCTACTTCCTCCACCACATCATCTTCGCCTGTTGCACCCTCATTTGCATAATCTGCATTCTCCTCCTCCCCGAGACACGCTACCAGCCCCTGCCCGAGACCCTGGCCGACGGGGAGTGCTACACCCGCCAGCCCCTGCTGCCCCCTAAGAAGCCTGGCGAACAGCGCCTCCTCCTGGCCCAGTTGGAGAGCAACAGGGACTACACCCGGGTCCACGACACGCCGCTGCACGAGGTGGCCGTCACCGCCGTCTCCACCATGGAGTTCACGGCGTCCTCCGCTGTTGACTTCACAGCACCATCGGTTATTGATATTTCGGCGCCCCCCGCTAGGAAGTTGATGTCACTCCAGCCTGAGCCTGATAGCAAATCCACTGAAGACTCCGCTGATACACCCCTCATTAATTCAGTTGCCCCTTCATCCACTTTCATTGTTGATGATGAGACGGCTCCCTCCCCTACTAAGGATGTTACCACTGACCCCCTCACAGAAGACACCCCTACATCCATCTTGGTCAACACCATTTCCCCTGTCACTGAAACGCTTCCTATCTCTTTATTGGAATCAACCACTCTGCCAGTACTTGATTCAACCCCTACCTCCGCATTGGACCCTTCCACTCCCCCTGTCATAGAATCCACCCCTAGTTCCATAGTGGACCCTTCCACTCCCCCTGTTATAGAATCCATCCCCACTTCATTGGATGCTCTAGAAGTAATTGAACCTCCCCCTACCTCCACATTGGACTCTCCCCCTGTCATAGAAACGACCCCTACATTGGACTCTACCATTCCCCCTGTCATAGAAACCACCCCTACATTGGACTCTACCACTCCCCCTGTACTTGACCTTCTACCCCCCTCTCCAACACCCTCCCCTACTCCTGTCATCAATGACATTATTCTCCCTTTCCCCATGGCGGACTGTACCACTCCTATTGATTCTACTGACCCAATAACCGCAGACTCTATCATAGACTCTGTAGATGACATACTCccggctcctcctcctcctacatcAGACGGTATCATTCCCCTTCAGACAGACTCTGTCCATACTCCAGAGTTGGACTCTTCATCTCAATGTGTAAATGATGTTATCGTTTCTCCCCCTTCCCCTGTTCATCGCCCCACCCgcacaccacccccaccacccaaTGACTCAGGTCATACCCCCACAACAGTGGACTCTTCCACGCCCCCTGTCATGGACACTGTTCATACCCCCACTGTGGACTCTaccactctccccatcacagACATTGTTCAACCCCTTTCATTGGACTCCACCATTCCGCTTGTCATAGACTCACTGCACCCCAACGTAACAGACTCTGAGACCACAGAGGCAGCCCCTGCTTCCACAATAATGGACTGCACCATCTCCTCCCCCATAGACTCGGGTATCCTCCCTATAATGGACTGTACCATCTCAGAAAACCTCGTCATCAACGGGGTGGAGTCATCATGATCCAAGGCTCCACCTCTGGAACAAGGAGGTGTGCCTCTCCCTCATGGAGGAAGAAGCCCTGGACATCCATGTCACATGTATGGAGTCACTAACTGGCCGATCAGGCCTCAGACATTTTGGCTGCTCTGTAGGGAGACTGTCAGTGACAGACAGGAAAGGGAACAACTTGATATGGGGACGATTGTTTCTCTGTGACACCTTTTACTGGGAACAGCCAGAGAACAGGACAGTGGGACCGTACTGAGGTGACTAATGAGTGGTTACTCTGCCACAGCGTGAAACTCTAAATAACTGACATCATCAGCGTTTTACATAGTTGTTGTTAGGGGAATCTGTATGTGTCATTTTAGACTGAGAGACTACCAGCCAAAACTCACTTTGACTTCCTCTGACACTTTATCCCAATGGTTAGTTGGAGATGCTATACATACCACTAAAAAACATTTGACTGTACATTTGCCTCAATTGCAGACTTAGATGTACGCCCAATGTATTTGATGATGATGTACAATTGCCTTATCATGTAGAGAAAAATACTTCAAGAATACAATGCAGAATTGTGAATGTCAACAGTGCCAGATATCTAAATGAGTTTAGAGTGTCACCCATTTGTTTTTGTTGTCGCTGAAATTAGTTATCAGAAACTGATTGGAATCTGTGTAGGGAAAAGATCAATTTGCCAAATATGAAAAACCAAAATAAGGGCAATAAAGACAGTTTTTCCCCAAGTATTGGAGGTATTTTAATGTATGATGCAATGAGTTAAAAATCACGAGCGGCACATCTCAAGACTTCAGTCCTTAGTGTTATACAAACATGGGTGTATGAAAATgtaccagagaaagagagaatgtcgtGAACTGAAGAGGTATGTTCCAACGTTAAAAGGACAATGGACTGTTTATGTTGAGAGAAGGAGTGCTTTACCAGTGACGTGGTATAAGTGAGACGTCTGTTGGTCCTCTAGGGCTATGTTGTGCTTATTGACGTTGCGGTCCTGAAAGTGAAACATTTGAGAATTGACAGACTATTTCCCTGTTTAATGGGACAATTTTTCCACTCTTAAAAACTTTCATGAATTGTACTGTATGCAATTGGATCTTGTTAACGTGATATTCTAGGTCAAATTGCGTAGTTTATGTTGTGCTACTGATGTTGCGCTTGATcacaaaataaaaattaaatatatatatacataacaaAAATTTCACGGGGGGTGTCCTTAGTGTATAAAGCTAGGCGGCAATGTTAACATTATTTGTGTGAATGTAAGTGGCACTTTATCCTTCGCTACGGGGACAAAGCATGTAAACAAAAATGTGAACTTTTCTATGAAACAAAGAAGTGATCAAATGTTATCTAAAAAAACATGAGCTATCTCTCTGAAATGGACACATGAATGACAAAATGATTTTGTCTTCATTACCAATATATCTGTCATTGCCATGATCTTGTGTGTATTTTTGACATGTAATTTGCATATTTGGTGACgtaaaaatattttgtttatttcCTAAAAAATATACCAGAAAATATTGAAACTTCACAAAAGTATGCAAAATTGATATATTTGTGATATTGACTCAAATTCTGTTGCATTTCGAAATATAGGTTTATCCCGCtcctgtttttgtttgttttttacttcAAAATATTAACTACCATTTACATGAAGTGCTTTCATTGTAATCAATACAGACATGATAGCGAAATGTTGTGATcacaatgagaaaaaaaaaacgaCAAATGTCTCTGATTATTTTTATTAAAACAAATATGTGAAGAGCTTTCTTTTTCTTTGAAAAACCCAAATGTCTAGTGTCAACATCATGCTTTACCAACATCTGTGATTGACTGACTATTGACGATAGTACATACCGGGCAAACAAAATGGTGGCTGTCAGTTCACTAGTTAGGCTAGATTGTGCTGAGATCTCTGCTTTGTTAGGTCACTGTTTACAAATATAACATCACTTATTGTGCTGTAGAGCTTTTTTTTTCAAATCTCATTGATTGATGTCTTGTCCTTTCAAATGCCATGGAGTCCACAGTCTTTTACAGTGTGTTTATTAATATATATTTAAACAGGAAAATACAATGGCTTTAGAAGTTACCAAAGTATTGTGTATGATGCAATAGCAGCCACTATGATCCTTCTACTGTACACTAATCATACAGTAGTCATCACAACACACCCTGTCATGTAGTTCTATGGATGTAAAAATAACTATGTAAATACTAAAAGTGCAACAACATACTTTCCGTTAATTCTCTGGTTATTTCCTGGTAAATAAGCACACTGTTCAAGAATATCTACTTTTTTCTGTGGTCTTCATTCCTAATACTATATACACCCTGGTCAGAAGACTCAAGTATGGTGCAGAAAGGACTTCAGTACACCCCTATATGGGTCTCTTAGCTTCTTTATTATCTAATAGACTTCACGCCTCAAACCACAATGTCTCCTGTACTCCTGCCAAGTCAGATTAGTACATTTGGCTAGCTGTGATGTGAGGACGGTATTGATATTAACACATGATAGTCTATTCACACTGGAACAACAGAGGTCAATCGTACAAATGATAGAGTATATTGTCTGCAGCTGTAGCAATACTTCTCACCCCCCATTTCTTGAACTGCAACCGTACCATCTCATTGGTTAGCTGTAATATGTGAATTATGATACCCAAAGGAACAAATGGTGCACCCTCAAATGAAAATGAcatttttcatttacattttggtcatttagcagacactcgtcTTAAAATgtcacaatacaacacattacaacctTACATGACAGTCTCAGATTTCATATGTAATAGCAACATCAGCACCAGTGATGGTGTATGGTTAGAGTCATAAGTATAATGattaattctatttctatgggtagAGAGGGGTGATGGCTTGGAGAGTGGCTATAGTAAAACAATACAAGTAGATCTAATACACCATGGTAAAGAAGATGCATTTAGAGATAGAAAAGCGGACAGATGTTATGTAAACTGACAATGATTCTCTGTGGATTGATAGGTTGTGCCATTATACAGTGGTTTGGAAATGGTTTTCAACTGATCGAATGACTCCACTCATCCTAAATTGTCCCCACTGCAGCCAAACATCTCTGTTGCTGAAATGAGTTTGTTGGTGCAAGATTTGGATGAATGAATGTAAAAACACAGAAACAAAAGTTTAATTTTCCCTTTTTGGTTTTAACTTGAATAATGCACTTGTATATAAGCCATATGTGTCGTTGTAATAAACTTCACTATTTATTGATCAATGATGCATTCTGAGTCTTGGTTGAGTTAATTGGTCTTCAGACTATTTTCAAGCCACCTTTTGATATTGAATTTTCAGGTtcttgttttatattttttcccACTTGAAGTCCTCTCTAACCCAAGATAATGACATGGGCATAATGTGTGTCAATGTTGTATGTAGTGGATCAGTTTTCAATATTCACTTTCTTATTGAATTTTTGGATGCATGTTGGTTTACTGCTGTGCTGGAAAGTCATCCCCTAAATATGATTCAGTAATTAGTTGTATTGATTagaatttcgctacacctgcaataacatctgcaaaaaaatatgtatgtagccaatcaaatttgatttgatctttaAATGTTAAGACCATACTACTAAACCAAAATAACTGACTAATGCTGCCAAGAGATTTCTCTGCTTGGAATACTCTGATTTTCACCACTTCCTGTTGAATGATGTCATACAATAACGCAATACACTGCAAACATGATCCCAGGTGAAGGCTACTCCCCTCTCTACTAAACAAGTGATTAATAAGAACGCCTGAAGCAGATGCTGGACTGCAAGCTACAGTAGATGGGCAATGCCTAGGTTGTATTGAAAAGGGGCATATTTATCGACAATCAAGCTGTATTTCCTTAACTTGGAAACTAACAACTAGGCCTATGTACCACGTATTAGATTACAAGTGCTTTGCAACAACCCGCATTTGGCCCGGGAAAGGGTGATGTCATTGAGAATGATGCAGCAGGATCCTCAACCCGTCCACTGCATCAAACCGGTGCCCGCTGATAGGCTGGTGCGCGAGATTGGGATGCAGCGCAGGTGTGACGTCACCCTATCAGCATCAACATGATGAGTCCTTTGGTTTACCGATCGCCATAAGAATGTAACAACTGCCGAGAGGCGAGAAATACAGTACCAACCAGGTTGAGGGCACGGTTGTTAGTTGAGACAAAAGGCTGCTATCTGCGTGCACCCATAAGGAATCATCATGAGGGAGATTGTTCATATCCAGGCCGGGCAATGTGGAAACCAGATTGGTGCCAAGGTAGGTGGTATGTTTATATTTGTCTGGACGCAGAGGTTATTATAGAGCACTAACTTTTTTTTGTTAGATGTTTCCAATTTTGAGACCTGCATGCTTTTGTCCCATTTTTAACTATACGCGCAACATGACTTGCACTACATTTTCCAAGAGATCAAAATCACCCATCCAGTATTTTGGGATAATATTTTTGGACTAATGTGTCGTGGAAATTAGTATTTAATTTATTTAGAACTATAAGATGCCATTAGGTTGATATGGGTGTTGTCCTCTTGGACTTGGGCTAGGAGCCAAAGGGTCTGCAGTGATGTCGCGCACCTGCGGGGCTGGCGCATCATGCTGTCACCAAAGGAGCTGCGCCATTGCGATAGACTACGCACAACGACCGTCCAGTACTTTTCCATGTCTTGATCAGGTTATAGCCAGATCTCTTAGGTCAAACCATGAAGCATCACG from the Coregonus clupeaformis isolate EN_2021a chromosome 14, ASM2061545v1, whole genome shotgun sequence genome contains:
- the LOC121581000 gene encoding solute carrier family 22 member 23; this encodes MSETAMAVVQLDTEDHQSENGFVSPETESPGLLTRIDSCVLPFLGGFGKYQRQLIVLTWIPALFIGFSQYSDEFLLAQPNNTCVPPMANTTNLTRSPSLFHGPNNSFPRTAAYVYTNGTHNDTARHLQHCMCKEWTFELHTGLIQNVVTKWSLVCDSAWKVHIAKFSLLVGSIFGYLVFGVLADWFGRHPVLIISVLFMLVFGLTVAFSVNVPMFSTLRFFEGFCLAGITLSLYIFRIELCLPNWRFSMTMVASFVVLGGQLLMPGMAYLCRDWQVLQAVIICPLILMVSYIWIFPESLRWLLATQQYGRSKWIMGHIVKKNQVNTELDTDHILTELQKALQMKPKKTCIVKMVGTRNLWKNIVVLCVNSLTGYGIHHCFARSMMDHHETHESTMFHNFYADYYTMAGIAVASCMALCPAVGLMGRRGGLLMFMIITALASLLQLGLLNLLGKYSVHLNIERSDTLNKNFSIAFSIIGMFSSHAVSNLSIFFCAEITPTVIRGGGLGLVLASAGFGMLTAPIMELHNQKGYFLHHIIFACCTLICIICILLLPETRYQPLPETLADGECYTRQPLLPPKKPGEQRLLLAQLESNRDYTRVHDTPLHEVAVTAVSTMEFTASSAVDFTAPSVIDISAPPARKLMSLQPEPDSKSTEDSADTPLINSVAPSSTFIVDDETAPSPTKDVTTDPLTEDTPTSILVNTISPVTETLPISLLESTTLPVLDSTPTSALDPSTPPVIESTPSSIVDPSTPPVIESIPTSLDALEVIEPPPTSTLDSPPVIETTPTLDSTIPPVIETTPTLDSTTPPVLDLLPPSPTPSPTPVINDIILPFPMADCTTPIDSTDPITADSIIDSVDDILPAPPPPTSDGIIPLQTDSVHTPELDSSSQCVNDVIVSPPSPVHRPTRTPPPPPNDSGHTPTTVDSSTPPVMDTVHTPTVDSTTLPITDIVQPLSLDSTIPLVIDSLHPNVTDSETTEAAPASTIMDCTISSPIDSGILPIMDCTISENLVINGVESS